In the genome of Lactobacillus intestinalis, the window TTTGCGTCTTAAACGCTTGTATGTTCTTCTTAAACGACGTTGACGCTCACGTTCTGCCTCTTTTTTAGCCTCTTGTTCTCGCTTATATTTAATTGGATTTTGCAATATAAAGGTTTGAACTGCTTGGAAGAGGTTGGAAATTACCCAGTAAAGTGTAATCGCAGATTGGAACCCAATTGCCATTACACCAACCATTACTGCCATACCATATGTCATAACCTTAGTCATCCAATTTTGAGATGAACGTGGGGTAGATAACTGACTGATATAGGTAGAAATGAAAGTGAAGATCATTGCCAAAATTGGCATTACATAATATGGATCCGGTTTTCCTAAATCCATCCATAAGAAATGCCCATTCTGCAGTTGCGGTGTACGCCAAATAGCTTGATATAAGGCATACATAACAGGCAACTGAATAACCACAGGTAAACATCCAGTGTATGGATTTACCCCCGCTTCTTTATAAAGCTTATTGGTTTCTTGCGACAATAATTGTCTTGATTCTGCATCACGTCCAGGATACTTTTTACGCAATTCATCCACTTGTGGTTGAATTTGTTGCATTTTTGATGTACTTCTGATTGTTATAGCATTCAGAGGTAACAAAATGATTCTAATCAAAATGGTAAAGACAATGATTGTCCAGCCATAATTGTTACCTAACAGCTTAGCTAACCAAAGTAAAAATGCAGACACGTAATAAACAATCCAACGATCCCACCAATTTCCACTGGTGTGAGAAACAGGTGCTTGTTGACCAGTATTTGTAGCACAACCTGTTAAAACAACGGCAATGACAAATACTGCTAGAATCGCAAGAAGACGTTTAACATTTCTCTTTGTTAAAATGTCCTTCACTCTAACTTTCCTCAATTTCATCTTCATCTGGTATTTTCTCAATGACGTGAGCTAAGGTTAAAGCATGCAATAAATTTTTGCGTACCTCAGTCATGTCAAAATTGCGAGCATAAGGCCGAGTAATTACCAAAAAATCAACACTAGGATCAATCTCCTGTTTATTTTCAGTAATCACTGCCCGAATATAACGTTTGAGTCGATTTCGGACAACGGCAGTATGACCGACTTTTTTACCAACAGAAATTCCAACACGAAAGTGCTTATTTTCTGCTTTCTCTATTTTATAGATTACAAAAGCTCGGTTAGCGACTGAATCGCCTAATTTAAAAGCTCGTTGAAAATCCCTTTCAGATTTAACTCGATAAGACTTTCTCAAAACGTTTCATTCCACTCTAGTAGACTAAAAAAACCACTGAGATTCAGTGGTTTAAGCAGATAAGACTTTTCTACCCTTTGCACGTCGTCTTGCTAAAACCTTGC includes:
- a CDS encoding YidC/Oxa1 family membrane protein insertase, giving the protein MKDILTKRNVKRLLAILAVFVIAVVLTGCATNTGQQAPVSHTSGNWWDRWIVYYVSAFLLWLAKLLGNNYGWTIIVFTILIRIILLPLNAITIRSTSKMQQIQPQVDELRKKYPGRDAESRQLLSQETNKLYKEAGVNPYTGCLPVVIQLPVMYALYQAIWRTPQLQNGHFLWMDLGKPDPYYVMPILAMIFTFISTYISQLSTPRSSQNWMTKVMTYGMAVMVGVMAIGFQSAITLYWVISNLFQAVQTFILQNPIKYKREQEAKKEAERERQRRLRRTYKRLRRKK
- the rnpA gene encoding ribonuclease P protein component, whose translation is MRKSYRVKSERDFQRAFKLGDSVANRAFVIYKIEKAENKHFRVGISVGKKVGHTAVVRNRLKRYIRAVITENKQEIDPSVDFLVITRPYARNFDMTEVRKNLLHALTLAHVIEKIPDEDEIEES